In Alnus glutinosa chromosome 7, dhAlnGlut1.1, whole genome shotgun sequence, the sequence TGGGATTTGCTTTGATGTATCAGAGATTCCGCTGCGGGACCCACCGGACAGCCCGCTGGCCCCACAATGGTATCGATTGGAGGAAGGCGGGGCCCACGGTGGGGACCTCATGCTTGCCACGTGGGTGGGCACCCAGGCTGACGAGGCGTTCCCGGACGCGTGGAAGACGGACACTGCCGGTAACGTTAACTCACGTGCCAAAGTTTACCAATCCCCAAAGCTATGGTACCTCAGAGCGACTGTCCTCGAAGCCCAAGACATTCTTCCACTAACGGCGTCAAAAGAAGTCTCCTTTCAAGTTAGAGCCCAGCTGGGATTCCAAGTCTCGAAAACCAAAGTCTCCTTCTCGCGCAACGGCACCCCGTCATGGAACGAAGACTTGATGTTCGTAGCTGCCGAGCCATTCAGCGACCACCTAATTCTCACCGTCGAAAACCGGCAACCCAAAGGAGCAGAAACTATAGGGGTGGCCAGCATAACACTCACGGCCATCGAAAGGCGCGTGGACGACCGGAAAGTTACGTCACGTTGGTTAAACTTGGAGGACACAAACGGCGAGAAGAGGGCTTACAAGGGTAGGGTCCAGCTCCGCTTGTGCTTCGACGGGGGGTATCACGTGATGGACGAGGCCGCGCACGTGTGCAGCGATTTCCGTCCCACCGCCAGGCAGCTATGGAAACCCCCGGTCGGTAAGGTCGTACTCGGCATCATCGGTTGCAAGAATCTGATGCCGATGAAGACGATAAACGGTAAAGGCTCAACTGATGCTTACTGCGTCGCTAAATACGGTTCCAAGTGGGTACGTACACGTACGGTTTGTGATAGTTTGGACCCCAAGTGGAATGAGCAGTACACGTGGAGGGTGTACGACCCATGCACTGTGTTGAGCGTTGGAGTATTTGACAGTTGGGGAGTGTTCGAAACTGACGGCTCGAAGGAAGCCACGCGTCCCGATTTCCGTATCGGAAAGGTTCGGGTACGTATTTCCACGTTGCAGTTGGGTAAGGTTTACAGAAACATGTACCCGTTGTTTGTGTTGTCTAATACAGGGGGGAAGAAGATGGGTGAGGTGGAAATCGCTATAAAATTTGTACGTGAGGCTCCCACGTTGGATATCCTCCACGTGTACTCCCAGCCCTTGCTGCCATTGATGCATCACATAAAGCCGCTTGGAATGGGCCAGCAAGAGATGTTGAGAAACACGGCCGTGAAGATTGTAGCCGCACACCTGTCACGATCCGAACCGCCGATTAGGCGCGAGGTCGTGCTTTACATGCTGGACGCTGACTCGCAAGCATTCAGCATGCGAAAGGTACGAGTAAACTGGTTCAGGATCATCAACGTGATTGCAGGTCTGGTCGATATCGCGCGATGGATGCACGACACGCGTCTTTGGAAGAATCCGACGGCTACAATTCTTGTGCACGCATTGCTTGTCATGCTCGTGTGGTTTCCTGATCTAATCGTCCCCACGTTGGCATTTTACGTGTTTGTGATAGGTTCGTGGAATTACAGATTTCGGTCACGGGACCCACTCCCACATTTTGACCCGAAGATCTCGCTAGTTGATGTAGTTGACCGTGATGAGCTGGACGAGGAGTTCGATGGGGTGCCGAGTAATAGGCCAAATGAGATGGTGCGGGCGAGGTATGATAAGCTACGCATGATTGGGGCACGTGTGCAGACGGCACTGGGGGATTTTGCGACGCAAGGTGAACGAGTGCAGGCGTTGGTGACGTGGAGAGACCCACGTGCGAGTGGGGTATTTGTTGGATTGTGTTTTGTGGTGGCGATGATATTGTATATGGTGCCGTCGAAGATGATGGCGATGGCGCTTGGGTTCTATTATTTGCGCCATCCGATATTCCGAGATCGGATGCCGTCACCGGCTTTGAACTTCTTCAGGAGGCTTCCTTCCCTTTCTGATCGAATTATGTGAGGCTAATGATATATAGGAAGGCATGCTGCGTGTTGGCCTATATGTTTCTCCaggtttttttgctttttcttttttctgttctcttttcttttctttccagaATCGTGTAGTTCTTCTTACTTTCCTACCATCTCTTTTGCTAAATAACGATGGAAATTTTAACTAACAAATAAATCTCTTCGTTATACAAATTGCAATTGTTATAAACAAGCTGAATACCTAACAGAAaataaggagagagagagagagagagtatgtgGAATTGTCTAATCCTAAGAagttgggttaaatacctttgattcttttggggtttaattttatttgttttcatttaagttttaatttgtataataAATAGTACCTTACTTAAGTGTAAAAACGGATACGGTCTCTCCATTTATAAGATTAACGGTATTACACACCAAGAGGAATGTAGGGTGAGGCGGCCTATAAGCTCATTTCTCTCGATCTTCAAGAGATATGCCCTTTTGAAgaaatgtgttggattcatatTATAAAACTGTCtgcatttacttttttcttttaaaattaatccgATGTGTTGTGACTTCATcaaatttctcatttttcttattctataaaataaaaaaaattaaaaaaaaaaaaaaaaagtacacttGGCTATCCTTTAGAACATGACACATGCCCCATGGCTTATggatattatttataaattaatttttttaaaaaaaaaaaataaacaacttgaaaacactaaaaaacaaaaaagaatggcGAGCCACCCCTTGTTCGTTTCTTCGTTCTTCTAAACGAGTGAGAGTGTGTAACACAGAAAAGAGAATCGAACTAGTGAGATATATAGACCCTGTGAGCGAAAGAATCAACGAGTTTCCTTCTCTATTTTGAATTGATTTAGAGTTTGAGTTAATTTTGGTTGATTTGGTGTTTTGGGGTTTCAattgatttgtgattttttgtgggTGTTATTAATTCTTGGTGGTTGATGTGATTGATTTGAGCGAAATGAGAAACATGAGTCGTTCTTGATATAGCTAAAAACGAAGAGAGGAAGAATCAGCTCGATCTTGGGCGATCAGGTTAAGAGCAATTCCAATGTCCCTTTGAAGAACGCCACGTTCACGCCGGTATCGTTGGCGTCGAACAAGAAGAGATGGATCAATTTGAGTTTGTGGAGTATTTGATGGGCTACAAGTAAAATAATGGAGAATGGTTTAATAAACCGTCTTATCTGAATGGGTATTTCCACAAGCCATTGATTAATTCAAAAGAGGTATATTGAAATGGAAGGGTATGCCCTCTCTGAAAGTTTTTTCCAGAAGAATTTGGTCCTCTCTAGAAATAGAGGATGAGTAGCGAAATAAGGAGCCTTATCGATGAGTGCTTCGCGGACTACTTTGGCGCCGCTTAAAATAATCAACGAGTATGGGTATGCAGAGAATGTATCTACGAGGGGAACACCTATCTCCTTTATGAGTATGCGGAGAATGGATCTCTGACCGATTGGCTTCACGACAACAAGTATCCAAGCTCTTCCCCCACTGGCATGGAAGAAAGAGAGTTCAGGCTGTTCCCCACTTGTAACTATAAGCGGGgaggaatgctacatatcatctccttgtcctccttttgtcctcccaaaattaatgtgactcttaaaatcaccattgaatttatgatagatcattgttggattttgatcaaatggtgattttaagagtcacatcaattttggaaggacaaaaagaggacaaggggatgatatgtagcattcctcGTAAGGGAAATACCATTTACgatacaaattaaaacttaagtaaaaataaataaatttgttaaacTATATGGGAtcaaatgtatttaaccctaaaaactaaactaaaagaaagtattatatatatatatatatatatatatattttttcgaATTAGAAAGTACTTTATAATTACAATGAATTGTTTCGTCCTACCGTGGTTCTTTTCCGCATAACTAGAAATAAATACTCACTACGGTGATTTCCCACTTACTCCAGCTCTGATATGTCGGAGTTGGATTCAGATCCAAAGTCGATTCAGTTGGAAAGTCAGAGTTTGGACatacttgaaaaaaatttaaaaatctcaTATTTTATTTCGAAAAAACAATGTCgaaaaatctcaaaaacaaattagaacacttacaaatctcttctttgtCGTCTCGTCCCTTCAAAGACAAAGAACTTATCTTCAATGTAGACAACGAAGAATCAAAgatctcttcatcttcaataAACAAAGATATGTAGTACTTGAACTTATTCATCTTCGACCTATTCTTTGTCTTGTGAACCAGGGAAGAACAAAGATGATAACAATGAATGAAGAAGGAAAATactagtgagagagagagagagagagagagtctatGGATTAAACCAAAGAGAAAAGTGAGGAGCTCGTCTATCTGGAGGACGAGAGTCAGACTCTCGTCCTACGTGGCATGCAATTttacttattatatatatatatatattttaaaaaaaaaaaaaaatcaaaaacaaaaactgctGCATCACGTGTGAAAGCCTTCCCCTTTCCCCCCATTTCTTCCCCCAAATCCCCTAACCACCAACCACTTCCTCACCGAACGCATCGGCGATGCCCACCCACGGCACCAGCTCGAAATCCGACGACGCCCATTGACACAGGCCACGCCCACAGTCCAAAAAAGCAACGCACCGACGACGCCTACCCACGGCACCAGCTCGAAATCCAGCGACGCCCATTGACACAGGCCACGCCCACAGTCCAAAAAAGCACCGCCCACGAAGACAAAGGGCCTACCGACCGATCGCCGCCCACCAAGACGAACGGCCTTCCGACCGGCCAACCGACACCatctctctcccctctctctctacGGTCCGTCTCTCTCTGACTTATTATTCATGGGTT encodes:
- the LOC133872893 gene encoding multiple C2 domain and transmembrane region protein 16; this encodes MASTVRKLRVEVVEARDLLPKDGHGTSSPYVQVDFYGQRKKTQTRIRELNPTWNEVLDFNVGKPSSVFGDMLEVDVYHDKNYGPTRRNNFLGRIRLNSTQFVRKGEEALMYFPLERKSLFSWTQGDIGLRIYYDDEVAPPPSPPPPPVEEVKPEPPPPVEEVKPEPPPPAEPAPPPEDQPKPPDEAGKQVEPAPPANGDKPNEEPPADHQAQADAAAIAGPEAAPPVENAAPEVEKPTEEPQSETSLPTEESKDQVGQPPATESVQPGPEIQMMAASVSNPVPEVKFAGFNGPQPINMPFARKNFTTLDPTESMTIEQSSFDLVEKMHYLFVRVVKARSLPTNGNPVVEIAASGHHVRSKPARKTNLLEWDQTFAFLRDSQDSSSRLEVSVWDPPAPGDHGFLGGICFDVSEIPLRDPPDSPLAPQWYRLEEGGAHGGDLMLATWVGTQADEAFPDAWKTDTAGNVNSRAKVYQSPKLWYLRATVLEAQDILPLTASKEVSFQVRAQLGFQVSKTKVSFSRNGTPSWNEDLMFVAAEPFSDHLILTVENRQPKGAETIGVASITLTAIERRVDDRKVTSRWLNLEDTNGEKRAYKGRVQLRLCFDGGYHVMDEAAHVCSDFRPTARQLWKPPVGKVVLGIIGCKNLMPMKTINGKGSTDAYCVAKYGSKWVRTRTVCDSLDPKWNEQYTWRVYDPCTVLSVGVFDSWGVFETDGSKEATRPDFRIGKVRVRISTLQLGKVYRNMYPLFVLSNTGGKKMGEVEIAIKFVREAPTLDILHVYSQPLLPLMHHIKPLGMGQQEMLRNTAVKIVAAHLSRSEPPIRREVVLYMLDADSQAFSMRKVRVNWFRIINVIAGLVDIARWMHDTRLWKNPTATILVHALLVMLVWFPDLIVPTLAFYVFVIGSWNYRFRSRDPLPHFDPKISLVDVVDRDELDEEFDGVPSNRPNEMVRARYDKLRMIGARVQTALGDFATQGERVQALVTWRDPRASGVFVGLCFVVAMILYMVPSKMMAMALGFYYLRHPIFRDRMPSPALNFFRRLPSLSDRIM